A genome region from Triticum aestivum cultivar Chinese Spring chromosome 2B, IWGSC CS RefSeq v2.1, whole genome shotgun sequence includes the following:
- the LOC123046414 gene encoding disease resistance protein RPM1: protein MAEMIAISLSAKVAATLSRSAVVDISSLVAVRSGIAAAARDLELLRAFLRFADSRRGADALASAWVDQIRDVGFELEDAADEYAFLSGGGFVRACANFGAWLALARRLGKARVRLRDLSDAKERYGIRPAEASASSSAPDGGTAAFVGRKLAEAAHFLQDGEIVGFAAHRRSLMKWLTEDLDSRRSLVAVCGMGGVGKTTLVTSVYKEVAASRHFDCAAWVSVSKNFTTDDLLRKIAKELHRDARAGMPDIDEMDYRSLVEALRGHLAKKRYLLLLDDVWHADAWYEIRNALVDDGKGSRIIITTRSQDVASLAASTRIIMLEPLPQQEAWSLFCNTTFREDANGECPHHLEHWALKILGRCCGLPLAIVSVGNLLALKDRTEFAWKNVHDSLDWNESSVRGIGQVSSILNLSIDDLPYYLKRCLLYCSIYPEDFLIKRKILIRLWIAEGYFEEKGQGTMEEIADDYLHQLVQRSLLQVTLKNEFGRAKRLCIHDLIRDLILQRSAKEGFTVFSKCQPTLESSKKIRHLILDRWASDHRPVPKMTLLRSFSAFKSDMDSSVLSGFRLLTVLNLWFVQIDKLPSSLTKLLNLRYLGIRSTLIEELPQDLGQLHNLQTLDTKWSRVQRLPPSIRKLDNLRHLIVFRRRSADFRSPFPGTAIEFPDGLQNLTCLQTLKYIEADEKMVKSLKSLKHMKSLELSGVHESNLIHLPSSISTMSGLLCLGIVSRDGNVILDLEPFYPPPLKLQRLSLTGMLAKGKLPSWFGHLDNLMQLRLCSSELRGDSIGLISSLPRLLHLTLKNAYTDKILTFPEGSFPVLKKLSLHEMPNLSHVEFGKGSLVHLNVLILGRCDELTAIPQGIENLTELNNLELFEMPSEIIQKIQDGETLEGNYEDSQRTTTVKNIHWYNGRLLQKTIYTNLFTVQM from the coding sequence atggccgagatGATCGCGATATCGCTCTCGGCGAAGGTCGCCGCAACGCTGTCGCGCAGTGCGGTCGTCGACATCTCCTCTCTCGTGGCCGTCCGCTCGGGCATCGCCGCCGCGGCGCGGGacctggagctcctccgcgcgttcCTCCGGTTCGCCGACTCCCGCCGCGGCGCGGACGCGCTCGCCTCCGCCTGGGTGGACCAGATCCGGGACGTCGGCTTCGAGCTGGAGGACGCCGCGGACGAGTACGCCTTCCTCTCCGGCGGCGGCTTCGTCCGCGCCTGCGCTAACTTCGGCGCGTGGCTCGCTCTGGCCAGACGGCTAGGCAAGGCGCGGGTGAGGCTCCGCGACCTGTCGGACGCCAAGGAGCGGTACGGCATCCGACCGGCCGAGGCCTCCGCGTCCAGCTCCGCTCCCGACGGCGGCACCGCGGCCTTCGTAGGCCGGAAGCTAGCGGAAGCAGCACATTTCTTGCAGGATGGGGAGATCGTCGGCTTCGCGGCGCACAGAAGGTCACTGATGAAATGGCTCACGGAGGACCTTGACTCCCGGCGGTCGCTGGTCGCCGTGTGCGGGATGGGCGGCGTTGGGAAGACCACTCTGGTCACCAGCGTGTACAAGGAGGTCGCCGCAAGCCGCCACTTCGACTGCGCTGCGTGGGTGTCCGTCTCCAAGAACTTCACTACGGATGACCTTCTAAGGAAAATTGCCAAAGAACTCCACCGGGACGCTCGGGCCGGCATGCCAGACATTGACGAGATGGACTACCGGTCGCTGGTGGAAGCTTTGCGTGGGCATCTCGCCAAGAAGAGGTACTTGTTATTGCTGGATGATGTCTGGCATGCCGATGCGTGGTATGAAATACGCAATGCGTTGGTTGATGATGGAAAAGGGAGCAGGATAATCATCACAACACGCAGTCAAGATGTTGCCTCTCTGGCAGCATCCACCAGGATCATCATGTTGGAACCGCTCCCTCAGCAAGAAGCATGGTCCCTGTTTTGTAACACCACATTCAGGGAAGATGCCAACGGGGAGTGCCCGCATCATCTGGAGCAttgggctttgaagattctgggcAGATGTTGTGGTCTACCATTAGCAATTGTATCAGTTGGTAATCTCCTTGCATTGAAGGATAGAACGGAATTTGCTTGGAAGAATGTCCATGACAGCCTTGACTGGAATGAAAGCAGTGTTCGTGGAATCGGGCAAGTGTCAAGCATACTGAATCTGAGCATTGACGATCTGCCTTATTACCTGAAGAGATGTTTGCTGTATTGCAGTATATACCCTGAAGATTTCTTGATCAAAAGGAAAATTCTGATCAGGTTGTGGATTGCAGAAGGCTATTTTGAGGAGAAGGGCCAGGGCACAATGGAGGAGATTGCGGATGATTACCTGCACCAGCTCGTGCAACGTAGCCTGTTGCAGGTCACGCTAAAAAATGAGTTTGGACGAGCGAAACGGCTCTGCATTCATGACCTGATCAGGGATTTGATTTTGCAAAGGTCAGCAAAGGAAGGGTTCACTGTATTCTCAAAATGTCAGCCAACATTGGAGTCAAGCAAAAAAATCCGTCATCTTATACTTGATCGATGGGCAAGTGATCATCGACCAGTTCCAAAGATGACATTGCTTCGCTCCTTCAGCGCATTTAAGTCAGATATGGATTCTTCAGTCTTGTCTGGCTTTAGGTTATTAACCGTATTAAACTTATGGTTCGTTCAGATAGATAAACTGCCTAGCTCACTGACCAAACTTCTTAATCTGCGGTATCTTGGCATCCGTTCCACTCTCATTGAAGAGCTTCCACAGGATTTGGGACAGTTACATAACTTGCAAACTTTAGATACAAAGTGGTCCAGGGTCCAGAGACTACCACCAAGCATAAGAAAGCTCGATAACCTGCGCCACCTGATAGTGTTTAGACGCCGATCTGCAGACTTCAGGTCTCCGTTCCCTGGTACAGCAATTGAATTTCCAGATGGGCTGCAAAATCTTACTTGCCTGCAGACTCTAAAATACATTGAGGCTGATGAGAAGATGGTCAAATCCTTAAAAAGCTTAAAACACATGAAGAGCTTAGAGCTATCTGGTGTGCATGAGAGTAATCTTATTCATTTGCCCTCATCCATCTCCACAATGAGCGGCCTTCTGTGCTTGGGGATTGTCAGTCGGGACGGTAATGTAATATTGGACCTGGAGCCATTTTATCCACCCCCACTAAAGCTACAGAGACTTTCATTGACAGGGATGTTAGCCAAAGGTAAGTTGCCTTCATGGTTTGGGCACCTTGATAACCTCATGCAGTTGCGGTTGTGTTCATCTGAACTCAGAGGAGATTCAATTGGATTGATCTCATCACTTCCCAGGCTGTTACATCTTACCCTAAAGAATGCATACACCGACAAGATCTTAACCTTTCCAGAAGGCAGTTTTCCAGTTCTTAAGAAGCTGAGCTTACATGAGATGCCTAATCTTTCTCACGTCGAGTTTGGAAAAGGGAGTCTTGTACATCTAAATGTATTAATCCTAGGCCGTTGTGATGAGCTAACTGCAATACCCCAAGGCATCGAGAACCTCACAGAGCTCAACAACCTTGAGCTTTTTGAAATGCCAAGTGAGATAATACAAAAGATTCAAGATGGGGAAACATTAGAGGGGAATTATGAAGATTCTCAGCGCACTACAACTGTTAAGAACATCCACTGGTATAATGGACGATTGTTGCAGAAAACAATTTACACCAACCTATTCACTGTTCAAATGTAG
- the LOC123046415 gene encoding uncharacterized protein isoform X1: MSAGSAPRVVPQPAPSVARSHLDRAPPALGRSVHAVGGSGKVPVVSPSKLAAPVRAPVRLPVQDSAASICVVEGPVGMCSPVAAPPHLGSGRPELESWTSLATDGDDDDEEELAPMAPPAAKASAPAAALPDVVVKASKGWQEVLPRCGPRRPTSLAPAMAPRPIPAWLHGRCCRCFAPGHRAADCRDPLRCSRCLENGHRARGCRNPWRPLSSLACLAMPPVLGSMRHPTLASCKGAMKSVLPSKALHHGCWVSVVSATVGSATPPDMMLRSSLVDQTTLLQSCLARVQSFLERVEAALSRLSLAPARSQTTPMSCPSGVEDVGSMEEGRQELYGCFSPRVENGSSSLSSESIVVLDAPALQVMPELRELCLSPGSPLSVEHLEVVSSAASCEGHVLPKSCEQLEVPESIALAVPVVDEVASVIPLVEVVDAVSVLMPAPGGVLVDDNETKKFNEFYDFLDK, encoded by the coding sequence ATGTCTGCTGGCTCCGCACCGCGCGTCGTCCCGCAGCCAGCCCCGTCTGTtgctcgatcccatctggatcgggccccgccggcgctggGCCGCTCCGTCCATGCTGTTGGCGGGTCAGGGAAGGTGCCGGTGGTGTCTCCGAGCAAGTTGGCTGCGCCTGTGCGTGCGCCTGTGCGGCTGCCCGTGCAGGACTCTGCTGCGTCGATCTGTGTCGTGGAGGGCCCGGTGGGGATGTGCTCTCCCGTCGCCGCGCCACCGCATCTCGGCTCGGGTCGGCCTGAGCTCGAGTCATGGACCTCTCTCGCCactgacggcgacgacgacgatgaagaggagtTGGCCCCTATGGCACCGCCTGCTGCCAAGGCCTCGGCCCCGGCCGCTGCTCTGCCGGACGTGGTGGTGAAGGCGAGCAAGGGATGGCAGGAGGTGTTGCCACGGTGTGGTCCGCGTCGACCGACGTCGCTAGCCCCTGCAATGGCTCCCCGTCCAATCCCTGCTTGGTTGCATGGTAGATGTTGCAGATGCTTCGCTCCTGGGCATCGTGCGGCCGACTGTAGAGATCCGCTTCGGTGCTCCCGTTGCTTGGAGAACGGTCACCGTGCGCGCGGATGCCGCAATCCTTGGCGTCCTCTAAGTTCTTTGGCATGCCTTGCCATGCCGCCAGTCCTCGGTTCCATGCGCCATCCTACTCTAGCTTCATGTAAGGGTGCAATGAAATCCGTGCTCCCCTCCAAGGCGCTTCACCATGGGTGTTGGGTGTCTGTCGTCTCTGCTACCGTTGGCTCAGCAACCCCACCTGATATGATGTTGCGGTCCTCTCTGGTCGATCAGACAACATTGTTGCAGAGTTGTCTGGCACGGGTTCAGAGCTTTCTTGAGCGGGTGGAGGCTGCTCTTAGCAGGCTCTCCCTTGCACCGGCTAGGTCGCAGACCACTCCGATGTCATGCCCCTCTGGCGTGGAAGATGTTGGCTCTATGGAGGAAGGGAGGCAAGAGTTATATGGATGTTTCTCCCCTCGTGTTGAGAATGGTTCATCGTCACTCTCGAGCGAGTCCATTGTCGTGCTTGATGCTCCGGCGTTGCAGGTCATGCCCGAGCTACGAGAGCTATGTCTTAGCCCTGGTTCGCCTCTCTCTGTAGAGCATTTGGAGGTGGTCTCATCGGCGGCCTCGTGTGAGGGGCATGTGTTGCCAAAGTCATGTGAGCAACTGGAGGTTCCTGAGTCCATAGCATTGGCGGTTCCTGTGGTCGATGAGGTTGCGTCGGTGATTCCTTTGGTTGAGGTTGTTGATGCGGTCAGTGTGTTGATGCCTGCTCCTGGCGGCGTCTTGGTTGATGACAACGAAACTAAGAAATTCAATGAGTTTTATGATTTTCTTGACAAATGA
- the LOC123046415 gene encoding deSI-like protein At4g17486 isoform X2 — protein sequence MAAQNGSGGAAVVLNVYDLTPINDYLYWFGLGIFHSGIEVHGLEYAFGAHDLSTSGVFEVEPKRCPGYVYRRSVWMGTTEMSRAEFRSFVQTLAGKYDGNTYHLISKNCNHFTDDVCKNITKKPAPGWVNRLARVGYFFNRLLPKSIQVSTVTHAATHPAFSDDDVDSSGSSLNGDSDMDDLDQHLLPAAGTDLQSIVVSPKPSKDLV from the exons ATGGCGGCACAgaacggcagcggcggcgcggcggtggtCCTCAACGTGTACGACCTGACGCCCATAAACGACTACCTCTACTGGTTCGGCCTCGGCATCTTCCACTCCGGgatcgaag TTCATGGTCTGGAATATGCTTTTGGAGCCCATGATCTCTCAACCAGTGGGGTTTTTGAGGTTGAACCAAAACGTTGCCCTGGCTATGTCTATAGAAGGTCTGTATGGATGGGTACAACTGAGATGTCTAGGGCAGAGTTCCGCTCGTTCGTTCAAACTCTTGCAGGAAAGTACGATGGGAATACATATCATTTGATTTCAAAGAACTGCAACCATTTTACAGATGATGTCTGTAAGAACATAACCAAAAAACCAGCCCCTGGATGGGTAAATCGGCTAGCAAGAGTGG GTTACTTTTTCAATCGCCTCCTACCAAAAAGCATTCAAGTCTCTACTGTTACTCACGCAGCAACCCATCCTGCATTCTCTG ATGATGACGTGGATTCATCAGGTTCATCCCTTAATGGGGACAGTGATATGGATGACCTGGACCAGCACCTGCTACCAGCCGCAGGCACCGACCTTCAATCCATAGTCGTGTCACCAAAGCCATCGAAAGATCTCGTTTGA